The genomic stretch gtcctccatagccatagatttttttatccatggattcaaccatccacagcttgaaatacttacatacatatatgttCATTCTAATAAGCAAACcttagttttgccattttatataagggaaactatgccattgtatttagtgggacttgatcatccatggattttagtatccaaagtgtggagagtcctggaaccaaaccctagcacataccaagggcctactgtgtACTTTAAATTTACTGATCTATAGTTTTTAATCCTTACATTCATTAGATGATGGCTGCAAATGAAATGATGACTTCCATGTATGAATGTCAGTTgtaatagtaaataataaataattatggaTTGTCTTCTCTCTTGCAGTTCTTGCTTTGAAAGGAATGATACGTAAAGcaggaaacaaaatatttgttaCTAATGGAAAAGTGGTTGATTTTGAAACCACACTCCAGACATGCAACTATTCTGGGGGGTCTGTTGCAACACCCAAGAACGACATGGAGAATAATGCTATTTTGGAGATTGTGAAAGAGATAAATCAATATGCTTACCTGGGAATCAAGGAGAGCACTGTTCAAGGAGAATTTGAGTATTTGGATGGGACAGCTATGAATTATACCAACTGGCGTCGGTATGAACCAAATGGCAAGGGGAAAGAAAATTGTGTTGAGATGCACAGCGATGGAGGCTGGAATGACAAAAAATGTAACCAGTATCGTCTCGTTGtctgtgaattttaaatacatttttccaTTACAAAATTCTGAATTACAAAAAATGAGCCAATGTAATTGTTGTGGGTTCTGGGGATTTTAATACATCAGTTGTCACAGGACAACAAGTCACAGTGGTCTTTGTGACAGCTGAAATGGTCAATTGGGTACAAAGCCATCATTAAATTAGTAGTGTAAGCATGGTAGAATCTGTTGCCTGTTATGGAATTGATGAGTTTTTGATGCAGACATGGCATGTGGAGTGAAGAAGATCAAGATTGCCAAGACTGCTGGATGttgatttaaaaattaaataaagatttcTATATTACTTTTTCTCAAAGATGATGAAATCCTTACAAAATGAGatgtgaaacaaaacagaaacatttgaTCACAAGAGTAATGTGATAGGTGATCTTCATGGATTGTTTTGGAGGGGGCATGGATTTTATCTTTCTGTGGAATTGAATAATTGGCAACATTTCTATGACATTAAGAAATAAATAGATGTCTGAGTATAAATATCAAATGCtcttatattttattaaacataaatttAGCTGTTGTCAAGATTTCATGCCTTTATATTACACAAGGGACTCATTCAGCATGATAATTAGTTGCTTCTAAACTGGCACAGTCACTGAGCCACAGCAAACCATACTGCACCTGGCATCCAGTGATGGCAACCATGGACTAGGGGTCCCCTATTCCAGTCCAATAGTGTTTTTAGAGGTCAAATTGAAAACCAGAGTGGATTTACAATCCCCACTGTGATGATAGCCACCAGCCACCAACGTTGTCTGCCCTGACCATGTCGTGTAGGATTACATCAAATACAATAAGTTACAGTAAATACAATACACACCTCAAAAGGAACACATTCAGTTCAACTCAACAAATTATAATTtgggttgttatttttaaaaaataaaaaaaaatccattgctcTAAGAAGATGATATTGAAGGGTAGCCATTTTGGCCATAtagaaaagtacaataacatccaaaatccacaaaagaaagatacctttcttgggccaaccaaaatggacaaAGTTCATGTTACAGGCTTTAAatttccactggcttcttcatcagggaaaggtgttaaaaatcatacagggggggtggggggaatgacAATATTAGTTACaggtctgcattttgtcaagatgctgcTGGTGTTGTTCTGAGTTCAAATGGAATGGAGGAATATGTAGGCCATgtgaaatgaatgaaatttattattatggtCAATGACCAGCATAATCTGGCCATGTGGTACTGGGATACAAAGTATTTTAAAGTCCAAGAAGTAAaatttaagttccattagcaacacaaaaatgtacttcctttgagatccagtatGTTGCTGTCTCTTGTAAGGCTACAAACCCCTTTGTTAAGTGGAGAACATTGAATCTCTCAAGAAAACTTCATACTTTTGCATTGGGAAAAATTTAGGGGCTGTTTAGTAAACTGTGCCAAAAGGGTTTGTAGCCTCACAAGGGATCTcaaaaaaaaagtccttttttgTGGCACTAACgggatttaaaatttatttcctggacttaaaAATACTTTCTCTCCTAGTACCACTTGGCCAGGAGGAGGAATGGtctgcattgatatccctccataccGTCTC from Sceloporus undulatus isolate JIND9_A2432 ecotype Alabama chromosome 3, SceUnd_v1.1, whole genome shotgun sequence encodes the following:
- the LOC121924786 gene encoding pulmonary surfactant-associated protein A-like translates to MKLMLYVAVIVAALSSLCLGEDKCAGVPGIPGTPGANGMPGRDGRDGMKGDPGPPGPIGPPNGLPGAPGRDGLPGSQGLKGEPGEKGERGEPGPEGRPAFLDPEVQEILRSLKQRILSLEGVLALKGMIRKAGNKIFVTNGKVVDFETTLQTCNYSGGSVATPKNDMENNAILEIVKEINQYAYLGIKESTVQGEFEYLDGTAMNYTNWRRYEPNGKGKENCVEMHSDGGWNDKKCNQYRLVVCEF